AACTACATCTGTGGAACCCCAACCAGAAAAAGCCAGCAACTAAGTGGGAAGCTGAAGTTGACAAATTGTTCAACGAAGGCGCAGAAACACTAGACTTTAAAAAGAGAATAGAAATCTACAAAAAAGCTTACCGCATAATAGCTTACGAACAACCATTAATTTATATCGCTGCACCCCTCGTCTTAGAAGCTGCAAGGAACAGAGTCAAAAACTTTTTCCCAACCATTTGGGGCGTTTACAAACCCGAAAGAATGTTTATAGAGGGTAAATGAAAAGACATGAACTCTTTATGTTCTTTCTATGTTCGGTTGCATTAATTCCTATATCTCCCGAAAAGTTCATTCCATTTATACTAATCTTCGCTTTTGCCACTGGCGTACTCTATTTCTATAGATTTCAATCAGCTAAAGAATTACTCTTAGGAGGACTAATAGCGTTCACTCTACCCTTTGCAGCTAAACATTTTGAGAAGGAAAAAGAAATAGTCGTCTGGATAAAGAATTACGGCGACAACTACCAAGTGGCTATAACTTCAAAGCACAGATACATACCTATTAAAAATCAAGATGTAAACGTAGGAGACATCGTTTTAGGAAAAAACTTTCTCCCAAATGAATCGCTGAAGGCAGAAATATTAAGATTGAGAAAAAGACTTTATGAAAAAGGTGAAGAAAAAATAGACTTTCCTATATCAGCTATTTGCGGTGCAATCACTCTAGGTATAAGATATGAAATACCACCCTCCATCAAAAGCTACTTCGTTCTAAACGGAACATATCACCTGCTTGCAATATCAGGACTCCACATCGGAATAATTTTAGGTGCTGTCGCCTTTATCCTAAAACTACTAAAACTAAGAAAGCCCTGGAGCAAAGCAGCAATCTTAATCTTGCCTTTGCTACCGCTTACCGGATTTTCACCCTCAGTAGTAAGATCTTACATCTTTCTATCCTTACTTTCCATAGGAATGGAAAATTACCGAAAAGTTTCGCCTTTATACCTATTAGGCGTTGCCATGTTAATTACTATTCTACTGAACAAGTTCAACCTTTCAGCAGTCCTATCTTTTTTAGCAGTTTTAGGAATAATCACAACGCTAACAGAAAAGGAAAATCGCATTCTAAAAACGATAAAAGTTTCTTTGGCTCCAATGCTTTTTACCCTACCTGTTATACTCTACCAGTTTGGCACGGTAAACGTTATTTCTTTTCTAACCTCAATAATTGCGGAATTTCTATTTACAC
This region of Desulfurobacterium pacificum genomic DNA includes:
- a CDS encoding ComEC/Rec2 family competence protein; its protein translation is MKRHELFMFFLCSVALIPISPEKFIPFILIFAFATGVLYFYRFQSAKELLLGGLIAFTLPFAAKHFEKEKEIVVWIKNYGDNYQVAITSKHRYIPIKNQDVNVGDIVLGKNFLPNESLKAEILRLRKRLYEKGEEKIDFPISAICGAITLGIRYEIPPSIKSYFVLNGTYHLLAISGLHIGIILGAVAFILKLLKLRKPWSKAAILILPLLPLTGFSPSVVRSYIFLSLLSIGMENYRKVSPLYLLGVAMLITILLNKFNLSAVLSFLAVLGIITTLTEKENRILKTIKVSLAPMLFTLPVILYQFGTVNVISFLTSIIAEFLFTPFLIATFISNLTGWHFNFLNKLTEFLGFIFLKLEQILFLLSKSFVTYNKITLTASAITILITLLLIIFEKRKFQLIPATLLLIFAIVTQHHTTEKKLEIPGWKLNSFFFLSTEGQKYENCKIISNYVFPYARKILHRNTLIDKRVEGRKPSTHK